The following are encoded in a window of Mycobacterium vicinigordonae genomic DNA:
- the pruA gene encoding L-glutamate gamma-semialdehyde dehydrogenase: MDAITEVPMPANEPAHDYAPTSPERRRLRGELQALAANPIDLPHVIAGQHRMGDGERIDIVQPHRHAATLGTLTNATHADAAAAVEAAMAAKASWAATPFDERAAVLLRAAELLAGPWRERIAAATMLGQSKSVYQAEIDAPCEQIDFWRFNVAFARQILAQQPISGAGEWNRSDYRPLDGFVYAITPFNFTSIAANLPTAPALMGNTVVWKPSVTQTLAAYLTMQLLEEAGLPPGVINLVTGDGYAVSDVALADPRLAGIHFTGSTATFQHLWQQVGANISAYQSYPRLVGETGGKDFVVAHTSARPEVVATALIRGAFDYQGQKCSAASRAYIAHSVWQRMGDEFLHSASTLPYGDVTDLTNFGGALIDRRAFVKNVDAIERAKGAARITIAVGGEYDDSEGYFVRPTVLLSDDPTDEAFATEYFGPLLSVHVYPDDQYERILDVVDTGSRYALTGAVIADDRAAVLTALQRLRFAAGNFYVNDKPTGAVVGRQPFGGSRGSGTNDKAGSPLNLLRWTSARTIKETFVPATEHSYPHMAREAGQA, translated from the coding sequence ATGGACGCCATCACTGAAGTACCGATGCCGGCCAACGAGCCAGCCCACGACTACGCACCGACATCACCCGAGCGCCGCCGCCTGCGCGGTGAATTGCAGGCACTTGCCGCCAACCCGATCGACCTGCCGCACGTCATTGCCGGGCAGCACCGGATGGGCGACGGCGAACGGATCGACATCGTCCAGCCGCACCGGCACGCCGCGACGCTGGGCACGCTGACCAACGCTACCCACGCCGATGCCGCCGCCGCCGTCGAGGCGGCCATGGCTGCCAAGGCATCTTGGGCTGCAACACCTTTCGATGAACGCGCCGCGGTGCTGCTGCGGGCGGCCGAGCTGCTGGCTGGGCCATGGCGGGAGCGGATCGCGGCGGCCACCATGCTGGGCCAGTCGAAATCGGTGTATCAGGCCGAGATCGACGCGCCGTGCGAACAGATCGACTTCTGGCGATTCAACGTCGCGTTCGCCCGCCAGATCCTGGCGCAGCAACCGATCAGCGGCGCCGGGGAGTGGAACCGCAGCGACTACCGTCCGCTGGACGGCTTCGTCTACGCGATCACCCCGTTCAACTTCACCTCGATCGCGGCCAACCTGCCGACTGCGCCCGCACTTATGGGCAACACCGTGGTGTGGAAGCCTTCGGTCACCCAGACGTTGGCGGCATACCTGACCATGCAGCTGCTGGAGGAAGCGGGTCTGCCGCCCGGGGTAATCAACCTGGTCACCGGCGACGGTTACGCGGTATCCGATGTGGCGCTGGCCGATCCGCGGCTAGCCGGCATCCACTTCACCGGATCGACGGCCACCTTCCAGCACCTGTGGCAGCAAGTGGGCGCCAATATCTCTGCCTACCAGAGCTATCCGCGGCTAGTCGGTGAGACCGGCGGCAAGGACTTCGTGGTCGCGCACACCTCGGCCCGCCCCGAGGTGGTGGCGACCGCACTGATCCGGGGCGCGTTCGACTATCAGGGCCAAAAATGCTCGGCGGCGTCGCGGGCTTACATCGCGCATTCGGTGTGGCAGCGAATGGGAGACGAATTCCTGCACAGCGCGTCGACTTTGCCCTACGGAGACGTCACTGACCTGACCAACTTCGGTGGCGCGTTGATCGACCGGCGGGCGTTCGTCAAGAACGTCGACGCGATCGAGCGGGCCAAGGGCGCTGCGCGGATCACCATCGCCGTCGGCGGCGAATACGACGACAGCGAAGGGTATTTCGTGCGGCCCACCGTGCTGCTGTCCGACGACCCCACCGACGAGGCGTTCGCCACCGAATACTTCGGGCCGCTGCTGTCGGTACACGTCTACCCCGACGACCAGTACGAGCGAATCCTCGACGTCGTAGACACCGGGTCTCGTTATGCGTTGACCGGCGCGGTGATCGCCGATGACCGCGCCGCGGTGTTGACTGCTTTGCAGCGGCTGCGGTTCGCGGCGGGCAACTTCTACGTCAATGACAAGCCGACCGGCGCCGTAGTCGGACGCCAGCCGTTCGGCGGCTCTCGCGGGTCCGGCACCAACGACAAGGCCGGGTCGCCGCTGAACCTGCTGCGCTGGACGTCAGCGCGCACCATCAAAGAGACATTCGTGCCGGCCACTGAGCACTCCTATCCCCATATGGCCCGTGAAGCGGGTCAGGCCTGA
- a CDS encoding PucR family transcriptional regulator, giving the protein MHGAGVGLGQLLLALDATMVSLVQAPRGLDLPVTSAALIDSDDVRLGLAAAAGSADVFFLLGIAIDEAVRWIAGQHSKPIALFVKDPAEPLVTAAARAGSAVVAVEPQARWERLYQLVNRVLAHHGDPADDDPGTDLFGLAQSLADRIHGMVSIEDAQSHVLAYSASNDEADELRRLSILGRAGPPEHLKWIGQWGIFDALRSGSEVVRVSERPELGLRPRLAIGMHQLSDPRVFAGTIWVQQGSRPLAEDADEMLRGAAVLAARIMFRLAARPSHQTRRVQQLLGLDDGEPADVAGIARELGLPTDSDVAVIAWDAVVPAERTARLADILALSASAFRRDARVAADGSRIYTLLPAISTPRAIGSWVRGTVGALRAELGTELRAVIAAPVAGLGAVAAARVELDRALDSAERHPGTLGQVTSLAEARTTVLLDEIINRIGADQRLVDPRVRELRARDPVLAETLSAYLDCFGDIAAAATRLQVHPNTVRYRVRRIEKLLSTSLADPDVRLLFSLGLRVADRG; this is encoded by the coding sequence ATGCACGGTGCGGGCGTGGGCCTCGGCCAACTCTTGCTGGCGCTGGACGCGACCATGGTCAGCCTGGTTCAGGCGCCCCGCGGCCTGGATCTTCCGGTGACCTCGGCCGCGCTGATCGACTCCGACGACGTACGGCTGGGTTTGGCCGCAGCAGCAGGATCGGCCGACGTGTTCTTTCTGCTCGGTATTGCTATAGATGAGGCGGTGCGTTGGATCGCCGGTCAGCACAGCAAGCCGATCGCGCTGTTCGTCAAGGATCCGGCGGAGCCATTGGTGACCGCCGCGGCGCGGGCCGGGTCGGCGGTGGTGGCCGTGGAGCCGCAGGCTCGCTGGGAACGGTTGTATCAGCTGGTGAACCGAGTGCTGGCGCATCACGGCGATCCCGCGGACGACGACCCGGGCACCGACTTGTTCGGCCTGGCGCAATCCCTGGCAGACCGTATCCACGGCATGGTCAGCATCGAGGACGCGCAGTCACACGTGCTGGCGTATTCGGCGTCCAACGACGAAGCCGACGAACTGCGCCGGCTGTCCATCCTGGGTCGCGCGGGCCCGCCGGAGCATCTGAAGTGGATAGGCCAGTGGGGGATCTTCGACGCGCTGCGCTCAGGCAGCGAGGTGGTACGCGTCTCCGAACGGCCGGAACTGGGACTACGTCCGCGGCTGGCAATCGGCATGCATCAATTGAGCGACCCGCGGGTGTTCGCCGGCACCATCTGGGTGCAGCAGGGTTCCCGTCCGCTGGCCGAGGACGCCGACGAGATGTTGCGCGGCGCCGCGGTGCTGGCCGCCCGAATCATGTTCCGGTTGGCCGCCCGGCCGTCTCACCAGACGCGACGGGTCCAGCAGTTGCTCGGTCTGGATGACGGCGAACCCGCCGACGTGGCGGGCATTGCCCGCGAACTCGGTCTGCCCACTGACAGCGACGTCGCGGTGATCGCCTGGGACGCCGTCGTGCCCGCCGAGCGGACGGCCAGGCTGGCCGACATACTGGCGTTGAGCGCCAGTGCCTTTCGCCGCGACGCCCGGGTCGCCGCCGACGGGTCGCGGATCTACACGCTGCTCCCGGCGATCTCGACGCCGCGCGCGATCGGCTCCTGGGTGCGCGGCACTGTCGGCGCACTGCGCGCGGAACTGGGGACCGAACTGCGCGCTGTCATCGCCGCACCGGTCGCCGGTTTAGGCGCAGTCGCGGCTGCCCGTGTCGAGCTGGACCGGGCGCTGGACAGCGCCGAACGCCACCCCGGCACCCTCGGCCAGGTCACCAGCCTGGCCGAAGCCCGCACCACCGTGCTACTCGACGAGATCATCAACCGGATCGGAGCCGACCAGCGCCTGGTCGATCCGCGGGTGCGCGAATTACGCGCCCGAGATCCGGTACTGGCCGAAACCCTGAGCGCCTACCTGGACTGCTTCGGCGACATCGCCGCCGCCGCCACCCGGCTGCAGGTGCATCCCAACACGGTGCGCTACCGGGTGCGCCGGATCGAGAAGCTGCTTTCCACCTCGCTGGCCGATCCCGATGTGCGGCTGCTCTTTTCGTTGGGGTTGCGGGTTGCCGATCGAGGCTAG
- a CDS encoding sucrase ferredoxin translates to MSGVKRTPCSDQSRARNDPMYGTASAGHAWAMFEIPGAWGHSAFLNSETILPPALGRAIARRAETAGMRVAAIRRPGRRSRDPRWRWFLARSDEGEEELWQGEVDAPEQYLDIALDGSDGQLLTDPLVAVCAHGKHDQCCAVRGRAATATIAERYPEFTWECSHLGGDRFAATMLILPEGLCYGRVDATDSARLVDLYLDGRLDNAFLRGRTCLPHPVQAAQYFARQASGEQRIAALSPLKVQRGEHQIRVLLASDSGPVEVVLAEEMSEPLLSMCHASVPGRVRTFVLVSIAAG, encoded by the coding sequence ATGAGCGGTGTCAAACGGACGCCGTGCAGCGATCAATCGCGTGCCCGCAACGATCCGATGTACGGCACAGCGTCGGCGGGACACGCGTGGGCCATGTTCGAAATCCCTGGCGCCTGGGGACATTCGGCGTTCCTCAACTCCGAGACGATCCTTCCTCCCGCGCTGGGGCGAGCAATTGCCCGTCGGGCAGAGACGGCAGGCATGCGGGTCGCCGCGATACGCCGACCGGGGCGGCGATCTCGCGATCCGCGATGGCGGTGGTTCCTCGCGCGGTCAGATGAAGGCGAAGAGGAACTCTGGCAGGGCGAGGTCGACGCGCCCGAACAGTATCTCGACATCGCGTTAGACGGTTCCGACGGTCAACTGCTGACCGATCCGCTTGTCGCGGTCTGCGCACACGGCAAGCATGACCAGTGTTGCGCGGTGCGTGGTCGGGCCGCGACCGCGACCATCGCGGAGCGATATCCCGAATTCACCTGGGAATGCTCACATCTGGGTGGTGACAGGTTTGCGGCGACGATGCTGATCCTGCCGGAAGGCCTGTGTTATGGGAGAGTCGACGCGACGGATTCGGCCAGACTCGTCGACCTCTATCTCGACGGGCGGCTGGACAACGCGTTCCTGCGTGGACGCACCTGTCTCCCGCATCCAGTTCAAGCCGCGCAATATTTCGCTCGTCAAGCGTCCGGGGAGCAGCGTATCGCAGCATTGTCACCGCTCAAGGTGCAGCGCGGCGAGCATCAGATTCGCGTTCTGCTTGCCAGCGACTCGGGTCCGGTGGAGGTGGTGCTCGCCGAGGAAATGTCCGAGCCGCTGCTGTCGATGTGCCACGCGTCGGTGCCGGGGCGGGTGCGAACCTTCGTCCTCGTGTCGATTGCTGCGGGTTGA
- a CDS encoding cupin domain-containing protein, whose protein sequence is MLSRCVATNPAAFAADHWGRLPLLSRTDELPRDFTDLLSPAAVDELIAERGVRAPFIRMVKHGDLLARDCYLGSGGFGAEMPDQLDPAKVLAQFASGATIVLQGLHRLWPPIIEFVRGMVDELGHPVQANAYITPPDSRGFDAHYDVHDVFVLQVGGHKRWSVHAPVHEDPVPSQPWTNHRVAIAERVTGEPVIDTVLSPGDALYLPRGWVHSAHSTQSTSIHLTIGVGAVTQLDVVQAVVDVLAEYPAFRKSLAVGADLTDRDEMTATATKVMAEVVDALRHEATAIGEQAAERLTRRHAQRTRPAPVRPLASLRAAESASRTPVQWRRGLIGAIESGGGQVVLRLPDRTMTFPDSCALALRALHDGLIVDAAATPGLDQADAAVLIRRLLREAVVVPAAAWE, encoded by the coding sequence ATGCTGAGTCGGTGCGTCGCCACCAATCCGGCGGCGTTCGCGGCCGACCACTGGGGACGCTTGCCGTTGCTCAGCCGGACAGACGAGTTGCCCCGCGATTTCACCGATCTGCTCTCACCGGCAGCTGTCGACGAACTGATCGCCGAACGTGGGGTCCGCGCGCCGTTCATCCGGATGGTCAAGCACGGAGACCTGTTGGCGCGGGATTGCTATCTGGGGTCCGGCGGCTTCGGCGCCGAGATGCCCGACCAACTGGATCCCGCCAAGGTCTTGGCCCAGTTCGCTTCCGGCGCAACAATTGTGCTGCAGGGCCTGCACCGGTTGTGGCCGCCGATCATCGAGTTTGTTCGTGGCATGGTCGACGAGCTCGGGCATCCGGTGCAGGCCAACGCCTACATCACCCCGCCGGACAGCCGTGGCTTCGATGCGCACTACGACGTCCATGACGTGTTCGTGCTGCAAGTGGGGGGCCATAAGCGGTGGAGTGTGCACGCACCTGTGCACGAGGACCCGGTGCCGTCGCAACCGTGGACCAATCACCGAGTGGCCATCGCCGAACGGGTCACCGGCGAGCCGGTTATCGACACGGTGTTGTCGCCCGGCGACGCGCTTTATCTGCCGCGCGGCTGGGTGCATTCGGCGCACTCGACGCAATCCACCTCGATCCACCTGACCATCGGAGTTGGTGCGGTGACCCAGCTGGACGTGGTGCAGGCGGTCGTCGATGTGCTGGCCGAATACCCCGCGTTCCGCAAGTCCTTGGCAGTGGGCGCCGACCTCACCGACCGCGATGAGATGACGGCGACAGCGACCAAGGTCATGGCCGAGGTCGTCGACGCGCTGCGTCACGAAGCGACGGCAATCGGAGAGCAGGCGGCCGAGCGGCTGACGCGACGGCATGCGCAACGCACCCGGCCGGCGCCCGTTCGTCCGCTTGCCTCGTTGCGGGCCGCCGAATCGGCCAGCCGCACGCCGGTGCAGTGGCGCCGCGGCCTGATCGGGGCGATCGAAAGCGGCGGTGGCCAGGTGGTTTTGCGTCTACCGGATCGCACCATGACCTTCCCGGATTCGTGTGCGCTTGCCCTCCGGGCGCTGCACGACGGACTAATTGTCGATGCGGCCGCCACCCCAGGCCTGGATCAGGCTGACGCGGCGGTGCTGATTCGGCGATTGCTGCGCGAAGCCGTCGTGGTGCCCGCGGCGGCCTGGGAATGA
- a CDS encoding BatC protein has protein sequence MALDDEDITTTGNGGEGPADGGSNPEGHDGGADGTAGEGPADGGSNPEGHDGGADGTAGEGPADGGSNPEGHDGGADGTA, from the coding sequence ATGGCACTCGACGACGAAGACATCACCACCACCGGCAACGGCGGCGAGGGTCCCGCTGACGGTGGCTCCAACCCCGAGGGACATGACGGAGGCGCCGACGGGACGGCCGGCGAAGGCCCCGCTGACGGTGGCTCCAACCCCGAGGGTCACGACGGAGGCGCCGACGGGACGGCCGGCGAAGGCCCCGCTGACGGTGGCTCCAACCCCGAGGGACATGACGGAGGAGCCGACGGAACCGCATAA
- the stf0 gene encoding trehalose 2-sulfotransferase, translated as MADHPSSYLVLASQRSGSTLLVESLRATGVAGEPQEFFQYLPSTSQSPQPRQWFADVDDESILSLLDPLDEGKPDLAPPEIWRDYIRTVGRTPNGVWGGKLMWNQTPLLLDRVAGLNERSGDGLLAAIRDVVGEDPLLIHIHRPDVVSQAVSFWRAVQTRVWRGRPDPVRDARATYHAGAIAHVVKMLRAQEEGWKNWFEEEKVEPIEISYPVLWRNLTQVVGDILERLGMDPRLAPEPVLQRQADQRSDEWVDRYRADAESEGLPT; from the coding sequence GTGGCCGATCATCCGTCGTCATATCTGGTGCTGGCATCCCAGCGCAGTGGCAGCACCCTGCTGGTCGAGTCCCTGCGTGCCACCGGTGTAGCCGGCGAACCGCAGGAGTTCTTTCAGTACCTGCCCAGCACCAGCCAGTCCCCGCAGCCGCGTCAGTGGTTCGCAGATGTCGACGACGAGTCGATCCTGAGCCTGCTCGATCCGTTGGACGAAGGCAAGCCCGACCTCGCCCCCCCGGAGATCTGGCGCGACTACATCCGCACGGTCGGCCGCACCCCCAACGGGGTATGGGGCGGCAAACTGATGTGGAACCAGACGCCCTTGCTGCTGGACCGGGTAGCCGGCCTCAATGAAAGGTCGGGCGACGGCCTGCTGGCCGCGATCCGCGACGTCGTCGGCGAGGACCCTCTGCTCATCCACATCCACCGACCTGACGTCGTCTCCCAGGCCGTCTCGTTCTGGCGTGCCGTGCAAACCCGCGTGTGGCGGGGGCGGCCCGACCCGGTCCGCGACGCACGCGCCACCTATCACGCCGGTGCGATCGCGCATGTCGTGAAGATGTTGCGGGCTCAGGAAGAGGGCTGGAAGAACTGGTTCGAAGAGGAGAAGGTGGAGCCGATCGAGATCTCCTACCCGGTGTTGTGGCGCAACCTGACTCAGGTGGTGGGCGACATCCTCGAACGGCTGGGAATGGATCCGAGGCTGGCGCCGGAGCCGGTTCTGCAGCGGCAGGCCGATCAGCGGTCGGACGAATGGGTGGACCGCTACCGGGCGGACGCCGAAAGTGAGGGATTACCAACATGA
- the cysD gene encoding sulfate adenylyltransferase subunit CysD, with protein sequence MTTHTESRTDTRRVDELRLLEAEAVHIIREVVAELERPVLLFSAGKDSIVLLRLAEKAFRPLPLPFPVMHVDTGHNFPEVIEFRDRRVTGAGHKLIVASVQESIDKGRVPDPGPSASRNRAQTRTLLDALEAGGFDAAFGGARRDEERARAKERILSFRDEFGQWDPRAQRPEPWTLYNGRIKKGEQVRVFPLSNWTELDVWRYIELEDLEIPSIYYAHEREVFERDGILLAVSEYARPRNGESAAVEWVRYRTVGDLTITGAVRSTATDISRVIVEISAATVSERGETRADDRTSAAAMEDRKREGYF encoded by the coding sequence ATGACCACCCATACCGAATCTCGGACCGACACCCGGCGGGTAGACGAGTTGCGGCTGCTGGAAGCCGAAGCGGTACACATCATCCGCGAGGTCGTCGCCGAACTGGAGCGACCGGTGCTGCTGTTCTCGGCCGGCAAGGACTCGATCGTGTTACTTCGCCTAGCGGAGAAGGCTTTTCGGCCGCTACCGCTGCCGTTTCCGGTGATGCATGTCGATACCGGACACAATTTTCCCGAAGTGATCGAATTCCGCGACCGCCGCGTCACCGGGGCCGGACACAAACTGATCGTGGCCTCAGTGCAGGAGTCCATCGACAAGGGCCGGGTGCCCGACCCGGGACCGAGTGCCTCACGCAACCGCGCCCAGACCCGCACCCTGCTGGACGCGCTAGAGGCCGGGGGCTTCGATGCCGCTTTCGGCGGCGCGCGCCGCGACGAGGAACGTGCCCGCGCCAAAGAGCGAATCTTGAGTTTCCGCGACGAGTTCGGCCAGTGGGACCCGCGCGCCCAGCGGCCCGAGCCGTGGACGCTCTACAACGGCCGGATCAAGAAGGGTGAACAAGTACGGGTGTTCCCACTGAGCAACTGGACCGAGCTGGACGTCTGGCGCTACATCGAGCTGGAAGACCTGGAAATACCTTCGATCTATTACGCCCACGAGCGCGAGGTTTTCGAACGTGACGGGATTCTGTTGGCGGTGTCGGAATACGCCCGCCCGCGCAACGGAGAAAGCGCGGCCGTGGAGTGGGTGCGCTACCGCACCGTCGGCGACCTCACCATCACCGGGGCGGTGCGCTCCACCGCCACCGACATCAGCCGGGTAATCGTCGAGATCTCGGCCGCCACGGTCTCCGAGCGCGGTGAGACCCGCGCCGACGACCGCACCTCGGCCGCCGCGATGGAAGACCGCAAGCGAGAGGGTTATTTCTGA
- the cysC gene encoding adenylyl-sulfate kinase, translated as MTVADEEVLPPKGITRQLLRIATAGSVDDGKSTLIGRLLHDTDSLPLDHLEAVTDEEGIADLAALSDGLRAEREQGITIDVAYRFFSTQTRSYILADTPGHERYTRNMFTGASNAHVAILLVDARAGVLRQTRRHARIAKLLGIKHFVATVNKIDLIDFDQSGFDKVAEELAQVAARLGEVDITVIPIAAKHGDNVVHRSERTPWYSGPTLLDYLENVELAAPQAEASRLRLPVQWVSRPTAEQRRRYTGRLAAGTLRVGDPVVTLPAGTRSTVTSLDTLDDERTTGVAPLSVSIELADDIDVGRGDVFISGSEDAVPPVLARELDATVCWFVDSPLRAGDRLALKQTTKTVRATVQELHARLDPETLDELDRPVELVLNDIGTVTLRTSSVVIADPYEDNRDSGAFILIDETTNDTVGAGTIIEAREVKPGTHQRSDIRWHPSALDRRHRWQATGQSGATIWFTGLPASGKSTVAVAVERALVESGRVAYLLDGDNLRHGLSDDLGFSPGDRAENIRRVGHLARLLADAGVVALASLVSPLKSDRETARALSEAAKLPFIEVHVATSLAECEKRDPKGLYARARNGELRGLTGVDAPYEAPESPDLVLDTTGADIDELAAQVIRLLDQRSPRH; from the coding sequence ATGACCGTTGCCGACGAAGAAGTACTGCCCCCCAAGGGGATAACGCGCCAACTCCTGCGCATCGCGACCGCTGGCTCGGTGGACGACGGCAAGAGCACCCTCATCGGACGGTTACTGCACGACACCGACAGCCTGCCGCTGGACCACCTGGAGGCGGTTACCGACGAGGAGGGCATTGCCGACCTGGCCGCCTTGTCCGACGGTCTGCGCGCCGAACGCGAGCAAGGCATTACCATCGACGTCGCCTACCGGTTCTTCTCCACGCAGACCCGTAGCTACATCCTGGCCGACACGCCCGGCCACGAGCGATACACCCGCAACATGTTCACCGGAGCCTCCAACGCGCACGTTGCGATCCTGCTGGTCGACGCGCGCGCCGGCGTGCTGCGCCAGACCCGCAGGCATGCCCGGATTGCAAAACTGTTGGGCATCAAGCACTTTGTCGCTACCGTGAACAAGATCGACCTGATCGATTTCGACCAGTCGGGCTTCGACAAGGTGGCCGAGGAACTCGCTCAGGTGGCGGCGCGTCTGGGCGAGGTGGACATCACGGTCATCCCGATCGCGGCCAAGCACGGCGACAACGTCGTGCATCGCTCCGAGCGCACGCCGTGGTACAGCGGTCCCACCCTGCTCGACTACCTCGAGAACGTGGAACTCGCTGCGCCGCAGGCCGAAGCGTCGCGACTACGGCTGCCGGTGCAATGGGTGTCGCGGCCAACCGCCGAACAGCGCCGCCGCTACACCGGGCGGCTGGCCGCCGGGACGCTGCGCGTCGGTGACCCGGTGGTAACGCTGCCTGCAGGCACCCGGTCGACGGTGACCTCACTGGACACCCTAGATGATGAACGCACCACGGGCGTTGCGCCCCTTTCGGTTTCGATCGAGCTGGCCGACGACATCGACGTGGGCCGCGGAGACGTGTTCATCAGCGGCAGCGAGGACGCGGTTCCACCGGTGCTGGCCCGCGAGCTCGACGCGACGGTGTGCTGGTTCGTCGACAGCCCGTTGCGGGCCGGTGATCGGCTGGCACTCAAGCAGACCACCAAAACAGTGCGCGCCACCGTCCAGGAACTGCACGCCCGGCTGGATCCGGAGACTCTCGACGAACTGGACAGGCCAGTGGAGTTGGTGCTCAACGACATCGGCACGGTGACACTGCGCACCAGCTCCGTCGTGATCGCCGACCCCTATGAGGACAATCGGGACAGCGGTGCATTCATCCTGATCGACGAGACCACCAACGACACCGTCGGCGCCGGCACCATCATCGAGGCACGAGAGGTCAAGCCAGGCACCCACCAGCGCTCCGACATCCGCTGGCACCCGTCAGCGCTGGACCGCCGGCATCGCTGGCAGGCCACCGGGCAGTCGGGGGCCACCATCTGGTTCACCGGCCTGCCCGCGTCCGGCAAGTCCACGGTCGCGGTGGCGGTGGAGCGCGCACTGGTTGAATCGGGACGAGTCGCCTACCTGCTCGACGGCGACAACCTGCGCCATGGCCTGTCCGACGATCTGGGCTTCTCCCCTGGCGATCGCGCCGAAAATATCAGGCGGGTAGGTCATTTGGCACGGCTGCTGGCCGACGCGGGCGTGGTGGCGCTGGCTTCGCTGGTCTCGCCGCTGAAGTCCGATCGTGAGACCGCCCGGGCCCTCAGCGAAGCCGCCAAGCTGCCCTTCATCGAGGTGCACGTCGCAACGTCGTTGGCCGAGTGCGAAAAGCGCGACCCGAAAGGGCTTTATGCCCGCGCGCGCAACGGCGAACTCCGGGGACTCACCGGCGTCGACGCTCCCTACGAGGCGCCCGAGAGCCCCGATCTGGTGCTCGACACCACCGGCGCCGACATCGACGAACTGGCAGCGCAGGTGATCCGCCTGCTCGACCAGCGCAGTCCCCGGCACTAA
- a CDS encoding YeiH family protein, translated as MSTVEVEPEDARAEPADVGPLSYLPGVALLIAVGVLGKYAQVWWNALARQQHWTVPDIEYVLWAILIGLLIANTAGLHRWFRPGVGTYEFWLKIGIVLLGSRFVLGDIAKLGGASLVQILVDMAIAGTVILLAARAFGLSGKLGSLLAIGTSICGVSAIVAAKGAIRARNSEVSYAIAAILALGAVALFALPPLGHTIGLSDGEFGLWAGLSVDNTAETTATGYLYSDHAGKIAVLVKSTRNALIGLVVLGFAVFWAGRGEADEIAPGVAAKAAYVWEKFPKFVLGFLAVSAIATAGWLTRGQTANLANVSKWAFLLTFAGVGLNTDIRQITRTGWRPLVVAVAGLVVVALVSLGLVLLTSRVLHWGVAG; from the coding sequence GTGAGCACCGTTGAGGTCGAACCCGAGGATGCTCGCGCCGAGCCCGCTGATGTAGGGCCGCTGAGCTATCTACCCGGCGTAGCGTTGCTGATCGCCGTCGGCGTCCTGGGCAAGTACGCCCAAGTCTGGTGGAACGCGCTTGCACGACAGCAACACTGGACTGTGCCCGACATCGAGTACGTGCTGTGGGCGATCCTGATCGGCCTGCTGATCGCCAACACCGCCGGCCTGCATCGGTGGTTTCGGCCCGGCGTGGGGACCTACGAATTCTGGCTGAAGATCGGGATCGTGCTGCTGGGTTCGCGATTCGTGCTCGGCGACATCGCAAAGCTGGGTGGCGCCAGCCTGGTGCAGATCCTGGTCGACATGGCGATCGCGGGAACAGTCATCCTGCTGGCCGCGCGTGCCTTTGGGTTGTCGGGCAAGCTCGGCTCGCTGCTGGCGATTGGCACCTCGATCTGTGGCGTGTCGGCCATCGTGGCCGCCAAAGGCGCCATCCGCGCCCGCAACTCGGAGGTGAGCTACGCCATCGCGGCGATCCTGGCGCTGGGCGCGGTCGCGCTGTTTGCGTTGCCGCCGCTCGGGCACACGATCGGGCTCAGCGACGGCGAATTCGGTTTGTGGGCCGGGCTTTCGGTGGACAACACCGCAGAGACTACCGCCACCGGCTACTTGTACTCCGACCACGCTGGAAAGATCGCGGTGCTGGTCAAGTCGACCCGCAACGCACTGATCGGGTTGGTCGTGCTGGGTTTCGCAGTCTTCTGGGCCGGTCGCGGCGAAGCTGACGAAATAGCGCCCGGTGTCGCCGCCAAGGCGGCGTACGTGTGGGAGAAGTTCCCCAAGTTCGTCTTGGGCTTCCTGGCGGTATCGGCGATCGCAACGGCGGGCTGGCTGACCAGGGGCCAGACCGCCAACCTCGCCAATGTGTCCAAATGGGCGTTCCTACTCACCTTTGCCGGCGTCGGGCTCAACACCGACATCCGTCAGATCACCCGAACCGGCTGGCGCCCCTTGGTAGTCGCCGTCGCCGGGCTGGTTGTCGTGGCGTTGGTGTCCCTTGGACTCGTCCTGTTGACGTCCCGCGTCCTGCATTGGGGCGTGGCGGGCTAA